A part of Chloroflexota bacterium genomic DNA contains:
- a CDS encoding alpha-ketoacid dehydrogenase subunit beta, with translation MTRMTMREAISKALWEEMERDERVFIQGEEVGLWGGTYAVTKGFYDHFGEKRVRDTPIAESAIVGSAIGAAMTGLRPVAELMTINFAFVAMDHIINEAAKLHYMFGGQFKLPLVIRAVSGGGRQLGATHSQTPDAIFAHFPGLKVVSPGTPADAKGLLKSAIRSDDPVLFIENATLYQTKGEVPDDEDYLEPLGKSKVQREGDDVTIVAYSKMVPAALKAADMLAGDGINAEVIDLRSLRPLDMDPIIASFKRTNRAVIAEEGWRSYGVGSEVSSRIYEMAFDYVDAPVKRVAQAEVPLPYNAELEQLALPQTEDIYHAAKEVLNG, from the coding sequence ATGACACGAATGACAATGCGCGAAGCGATCTCTAAGGCGCTCTGGGAAGAGATGGAGCGCGACGAACGGGTATTCATTCAGGGTGAGGAAGTCGGCTTATGGGGCGGCACTTATGCTGTCACCAAAGGCTTTTATGATCATTTCGGTGAGAAGCGTGTTCGGGATACCCCGATTGCTGAGTCGGCCATCGTTGGCAGCGCAATCGGCGCCGCGATGACCGGTTTGCGACCGGTGGCGGAGCTGATGACGATCAATTTCGCCTTTGTAGCGATGGACCACATCATCAATGAGGCGGCTAAACTGCATTATATGTTTGGCGGCCAGTTCAAGCTGCCCCTTGTGATCCGTGCGGTGAGCGGCGGCGGTCGTCAGTTGGGCGCTACGCACTCCCAGACGCCGGACGCGATCTTTGCCCATTTTCCCGGGTTGAAGGTTGTCTCCCCCGGTACCCCTGCGGATGCCAAAGGCTTGTTAAAGAGCGCCATTCGCAGTGATGATCCGGTGCTGTTTATTGAAAATGCCACCTTGTACCAAACCAAGGGCGAGGTGCCGGATGATGAGGATTATTTGGAGCCACTGGGAAAATCCAAGGTCCAGCGAGAAGGGGACGATGTGACGATTGTGGCCTATTCGAAGATGGTCCCGGCGGCTTTGAAAGCTGCCGACATGCTGGCGGGAGATGGAATAAACGCGGAGGTGATTGACCTGCGCTCCCTGCGGCCCTTGGATATGGACCCGATCATCGCTTCCTTCAAGCGGACCAATCGGGCTGTGATTGCCGAGGAAGGCTGGCGGTCCTATGGCGTCGGTTCGGAAGTGTCCTCCCGGATTTATGAAATGGCATTTGACTATGTGGATGCGCCGGTGAAGCGGGTAGCCCAGGCCGAAGTGCCACTGCCTTATAACGCTGA
- the pdhA gene encoding pyruvate dehydrogenase (acetyl-transferring) E1 component subunit alpha, protein MDKKESIDLYREMVIIRRLEERAAELYQQGKIGGFLHLYIGQEAVSAGISSVRQPQDRLITAYRDHGWAISAGIDPNAVMAELLGKVDGCSKGKGGSMHMADTELNFWGGHAIVGAHIPLAAGLALGDVYQGNDDAVTICMFGDGSTNIGFFHEGLNLSKVWNLPVLWVCENNQYGMGTAVDRASAVSEIRQKAEGYGMPNERIEGMDVMEVRKEVSRVLEKIRKEGGPYLLEIMTYRYRGHSMGDPERYRDKDEVKKWEEEDPIGIYRKELIAGKIATAKELDAVDEEAMKIVDDAEAFAKASPNPDKSTLFEDIYVEPTPVEYRGYALERESEGR, encoded by the coding sequence ATGGATAAAAAGGAATCAATTGACCTCTATCGAGAAATGGTCATCATTCGTCGCCTGGAAGAGCGCGCTGCTGAGCTTTATCAGCAGGGTAAGATCGGCGGCTTCTTACATTTATACATCGGGCAGGAAGCTGTCAGTGCGGGGATTTCCTCCGTCCGGCAGCCTCAGGACCGATTGATCACGGCTTATCGTGACCATGGCTGGGCGATCAGTGCAGGGATTGACCCCAACGCGGTGATGGCTGAACTGCTGGGTAAGGTGGATGGCTGCTCGAAGGGAAAGGGTGGCTCCATGCACATGGCCGATACCGAACTGAACTTCTGGGGCGGCCATGCCATTGTAGGTGCACACATCCCCTTAGCTGCCGGGTTGGCGTTGGGTGATGTTTACCAGGGCAATGACGATGCGGTGACCATCTGCATGTTCGGTGATGGCTCCACCAATATTGGCTTTTTCCATGAAGGCCTGAACTTAAGCAAGGTCTGGAACCTGCCAGTACTTTGGGTTTGCGAGAACAACCAATATGGCATGGGTACGGCCGTTGACCGTGCGTCGGCGGTTTCGGAAATCCGCCAGAAAGCCGAAGGTTACGGGATGCCCAATGAACGGATCGAAGGCATGGACGTGATGGAAGTCCGTAAGGAAGTCTCACGGGTGCTGGAGAAGATCCGCAAGGAAGGCGGCCCATACCTGCTGGAGATCATGACTTATCGCTATCGGGGTCACTCGATGGGCGATCCGGAACGCTACCGCGATAAGGATGAAGTGAAGAAATGGGAAGAAGAAGATCCGATCGGTATTTATCGCAAGGAATTGATCGCAGGAAAGATCGCCACTGCGAAGGAACTGGATGCAGTGGATGAGGAAGCTATGAAAATTGTGGATGACGCTGAGGCCTTTGCTAAGGCCAGTCCAAACCCGGACAAATCGACATTGTTTGAAGATATCTATGTGGAACCGACCCCAGTGGAATACCGCGGATACGCCCTGGAACGTGAAAGTGAGGGACGTTAA